The following proteins are encoded in a genomic region of Diabrotica virgifera virgifera chromosome 1, PGI_DIABVI_V3a:
- the LOC126892267 gene encoding uncharacterized protein LOC126892267: MTSNNTMNTTHTSSPISYSSVVNTFKQPTKDEAIVLSSIEGTKVQEYIIAVGVGSIVGPRNVSFASRIANNRICIYLSSKNMVDSLLHSHKYVNIKETQVEIRRIITSAQRLIISNAGPTVPTSLIEQELRKMGINAVSKITFLRVGMPESEYSHVLGFRIQTFIIPLENMSIPDSFMISHDNTTYRLYLSIEGFNCSKCKNIGHQETECSDNANTTTSNTTNPDPTNSNPTTSNTTNPDPTNSNPTTSNALPETSQNTQSTTNISYNQTEQKYSDKALISTSNEHPATSQNILTTVQVSNSQLEPTMETEDTSRSINNTNETNTLKIPTSSTSNNISNPTPLEIPQPPIIPNVTKQLKRLISYFPEINQNTTQTDSQIFTSPVARKSKKKTKTSKRNSCEELLFSLETIKDKIANRSPPFVLNYDEICDFLENTLNAKHPEITSKDYSNKTTGLFRSLILFTLIPTTQS, from the coding sequence ATGACTTCGAATAACACCATGAACACTACCCACACTTCATCTCCCATCTCATATTCCAGTGTTGTTAACACGTTTAAACAACCAACAAAAGACGAAGCCATAGTTCTTTCTAGTATTGAAGGAACCAAAGTTCAAGAGTACATCATAGCCGTCGGCGTCGGTTCAATAGTTGGTCCACGTAACGTATCTTTCGCTTCCAGAATCGCCAATAATAGAATATGTATATATCTTTCTTCTAAAAATATGGTTGATTCATTGCTGCATTCCCACAAATATGTCAATATAAAAGAAACTCAAGTAGAAATAAGAAGAATTATCACTTCAGCTCAAAGACTGATAATATCAAACGCTGGTCCTACTGTTCCAACCTCGTTAATTGAACAAGAACTACGTAAAATGGGTATAAATGCCGTCTCTAAAATTACTTTTCTTAGGGTAGGAATGCCTGAAAGCGAATACAGCCATGTCTTGGGTTTTAGAATACAAACGTTTATCATACCTTTAGAAAATATGTCAATTCCCGATTCATTCATGATCTCTCATGATAATACCACTTACAGATTATACCTTTCTATAGAAGGATTCAACTGTTCAAAATGCAAGAATATTGGTCACCAGGAAACAGAATGCTCTGACAATGCTAATACAACCACTTCTAATACAACCAATCCTGacccaaccaattctaatccaacCACTTCTAATACAACCAATCCCGacccaaccaattctaatccaacCACTTCTAATGCTCTTCCAGAAACCTCCCAAAACACACAATCTACAACAAATATATCTTATAATCAAACAGAACAAAAATATTCTGACAAAGCCTTAATATCCACCTCTAACGAACATCCAGCAACTTCCCAAAACATATTAACTACAGTACAGGTCTCTAATAGCCAATTAGAACCTACCATGGAAACTGAAGACACGTCAAGATCTataaataatacaaatgaaacaaacactttaaaaatcccAACATCATCAACTTCTAACAATATCAGCAATCCTACTCCATTAGAAATACCACAACCTCCAATTATTCCAAACGTCACCAAACAACTAAAAAGGCTCATCTCATATTTTCCAGAAATTAATCAAAATACCACACAGACTGATTCACAGATCTTCACTTCTCCTGTAGcaaggaaatcaaagaaaaagacaaaaacgtcaaaaagaaattcttGCGAAGAACTTTTGTTTTCTCTAGAGACAATTAAAGACAAAATTGCAAATAGATCACCACCATTTGTCCTTAACTACGACGAAATATGTGATTTTCTGGAAAACACACTAAACGCGAAACATCCTGAAATAACTTCAAAAGATTATTCAAACAaaacaaccggactattcagatcCTTAATTTTGTTCACGCTTATACCCACAActcaaagttaa